AGGTATCCGTATAAACAGTGTAGCGCCTGGTGCGATTCAGACGCCAATTAATCGCGATGCCTGGGAAACTCAGGAGGCATTGAATGATCTGTTGAAACTTATTCCTTATAAAAGAATAGGACAACCAGCTGATATTGGAGCTGTTGCAGTATGGCTTGCCACTGATGAGTCAGACTATATCCACGGTGCGACAATATTCGTCGATGGAGGAATGACACTTTACCCCGGTTTTACAACAAACGGATAATTGACCCTATGAAAAATAATACAACTGAGCAAATCAGATTAAACGAACATTATTCAGGCAGCCATAACTGGATGAAGTGGGGTCCTTACCTCAGTGAACGACAATGGGGAACAGTACGCGAAGATTACAGCCCCGACGGAAGTGCCTGGGACTATTTTCCGCACGATCATGCACGCAGCCGTACTTACCGGTGGGGCGAAGACGGACTGGCTGGAATAAGCGATGAATTCTGCAACCTCTGTTTTAGTGTTGGATTATGGAACGGTAATGATCCTATCATAAAGGAACGGATGTTCGGATTAACCGGATCGGAAGGTAATCACGGGGAAGATGTAAAAGAACTCTATTACTACCTCGACAGTACTCCAACTCATTCTTACATGAAGCATCTTTACAAGTATCCACAGAGAGCTTTCCCTTATGATGAATTGACAAAGAGAAACCGTGAAAGGTCCAAACTGGAGAATGAATATGAATTAACCGATACAGGGATATTCAGAGATAACCGCTACTTCGACGTTTTTACTGAGTACGCAAAGGCAGACGAGGAAGACATCCTGATTAAGATAACAATTCACAACCGGGCTGCTGAGCAAGCTTCTGTATCAGTGCTGCCAACACTTTGGCTGCGTAACCTCTGGAGTTTTGGACTAATTAAGGAACGTCCTTCAATAAGCAAAGGTAGAATTGCAAAAGGATCAGCTTATGTAAAAGTCAGACACGAATCGCTTGGCGACTATTATCTCTGGTTTGAAAAACCTGACAGGGTTCTGTTCACTGAAAATGAGACAAATACAGAACGGATATTTGGCCGGCCGAATCTTACTCCTTTTGTTAAGGATGCAATTAATGATGCTGTAATAAGTCAACAGTTCGATCTGTTCGAAAACAAAAACGAAGGCACAAAGGTCTCTCCTTTATATGAACTTATAATTGAAGGAGGTGGAAGCAGTGAAATAAGGCTTCGTCTTTCCAAAAATTTAGTTAAAGACAGCCCTTTAACACATGATTTTGAGGAAATATTCAATACCCGGATTTCAGAAGCTGACGAATTCTACAATGAGTTATGTGTAGAGGACAAAGAACTTAAAAACATTCAGCGTCAGGCTTTTGCAGGAATGTTATGGAGTAAGCAATATTATAATATAGATATTCCCCAGTGGCTTAATGGCGATCCCGGGCAGATAGTACCTCCTGCAGGCAGAAAAACCGGTCGCAACAGCAATTGGTTGACACTTAATAATGAAGATATAATCTCTATGCCCGATAAGTGGGAATATCCATGGTATGCGGCATGGGATCTTGCTTTTCACTGTGTTCCTCTGGCAATGGTTGACCCCGATTTTGCAAAAAATCAACTTATACTTTTCCTGAGAGAATGGTATATGCGTCCGAGCGGACAATTGCCTGCCTATGAATGGTCGTTCAGCGATGTAAATCCACCTGTTCATGCCTGGGCATCCCTTCAGGTTTACCGTCTTGAAAAAAAGACCGGAGGTAAAGGTGATATTGACTTCCTAAAGAAAGTCTTTCAAAAACTACTTATCAACTTCACATGGTGGGTCAACAGGAAGGACCATAAAGAAAATAATGTTTTTGAAGGAGGGTTTCTTGGTCTCGATAATATCGGGGTGTTCGACCGCAGTACTTTTATCCCCGGAGGGGGTCATCTTGAGCAGGCTGACGGTACCAGCTGGATGGCAATGTACAGTTTAAATATGCTTGATATGGCTCTGGAAATTGCCCAGGAAGATTCAACTTTTGAAGATGTTGCTACAAAGTTCTTTGAGCATTTTGTCTACATCGCCGAGTCACTTAACCGGATGGGTGAAGACTGGACCGGAGCATGGGACGAGAAAGAGGGATTCTTTTACGACATACTTGCCAATCCTGATGGGTCGTACATCCCGCTCAAAGTTCGTTCACTGGTAGGTTTAACATCATTCTTTGCAACACTGATTCTTGATAAAGAGAGACTGAAAAATGTTCCTGACTTTGTAAAAAGGTTAGAGTGGTTTCGAAATTACAGGCTTCATAACCAGTTCTATATCGTTATTGAAGAGATGAAGGACAACGAAGATATTATCCTTTCACTTACGCCACGAAAGAGACTTCAGAGACTCCTGAAAGCATTGCTCAATGAAGACGAGTTTCTATCTCCCGGAGGGATAAGAAGCGTTTCTAAAATTCATGAAAAGCCTTATAGTGTAAAAATTAATGGTGATGAATATGGATTAAAGTATGAACCGGGCGAAAGCACAAACTCCCTCTTTGGAGGAAACTCCAACTGGAGGGGACCCGTTTGGATGCCAATGAACTATATGTTGGTGCAGTCACTTCGAACTTTGTTTCAATATTATGGAAAGAGTCTTTCAGCAGCGTGTCCTGCCGGCTGTGAAGAACTCAGTAATCTTGATCAGATTGCAGATGACATTTCCAACGGTATCATATCCCTTTTTAAACCTGATGAGAACGGTAAAAGGCCGGTACACGGAGATAATCTGTTATATCAGAATGATCCTCATTTCAAAGATCTTATACTGTTCTATGAGTATTTCCAAGGAGATAACGGAAGAGGAATAGGCGCTTCACACCAAACCGGATGGACCGGACTGGTTGCCGAATTAATCGATAAACTTTATAAAAAACATTAGCAATTCACGTTTTCAACAAGGAAACTCCTACTACTTAATTATTACCTGAAATATGTTAAAATTAGATTCATACAATTCAAAAGAGACCTTAAACAAGGAGTGGATCGTTACAAACGGTATAGGTGGATATTCTTCATCCACAATTTCCGGTGCAAACACCCGACGTTATCACGGCTTACTTGTAGCCACGCATAATCCGCCTGTACAGAGAGAAATACTTGTATCAAAAACTGATGAAAGTATTATCCTTCCCGGAGGCAACAGAATCGATCTTGGCACAGGATTATATCCATGCACTGTTTTTCCAAAAGGATTCGAGAATATTGAAAGTTTTGAACGTACTCCTATCCCCAGAGTTGTGTTCTCAGTCCGCAAATTCTCAGTTTGCAAATCCATCTTCATGGTAAATGGATCAAATACAACTGTAATTGAATATGAGAACACAGGAAAAACTTCAGCTGAATTATCCATAACACCCTCATTTGTTCATCGCGATTACCATAACCTGTTTAAAGAAGATGCTGGTTATGATTATTATTATGAGTTGGAAAAAAACAAACTGAAAATTCATTCGCATTATGGTTCAATACCATTATTTGTAAGTTTTTCTAAAGGTAAATTCGCTGAAGAACGCAACTGGATCAGGAACAACGAATATATTCAGGATCTTAAGCGTGGGCAGGAGTCTCTTGAAGATGTTTACAGCATCGGGAATATTATCTTTACCCTAGAACCGGACGAAAAAGCATATCTGGTGTTTTCCACCGAACAGGAAATGTCTGTAGCTGATCCTGTAAAACTTAAAGAAAATGAGATTCAGAGAATTTCTTCACTTATCCCCGGTGACACAGAAGATAGTTTTCTTGCTGACCTTTGCGTTACAGCAGATCAGTTTCTTGTAAAACGCAAATCAACAGAAAGATACACTGTCATTGCAGGTTATCATTGGTTCACCGACTGGGGAAGGGACACTATGATAGCCTTACAGGGACTGGGTATTGAAACCGGGAAAAAAGATATAAGCAGATCAGTTCTCGAAACCTTTTTCAGCACAATAAGCATGGGAATGCTTCCAAACAGGTTTTCGGATAATCAATATGATTATCCGGAGTATAACACTATTGATGCCACTCTATGGCTGTTTGATACAGTATATAGATATTACAAAAAATTCGGTGATAAAGAATTTATAAGGGAAAATCTCCATCATCTTGAGGGGATAATACTATCTCATATTAATGGCACCAGATATAACATACATTTGACTGAGGAGGGATTTATTTACGGAGGAGAAGGCCTTTCTCAACTTACCTGGATGGACGCCCGTATCGGCGATTATGTTGTAACTCCCCGTCATGGCTGTCCGGTTGAAATTCAGGCATTATGGTTTAATGCCCTGAATATTTATCTTTACTTCAGCTCGCAACTAAAAATCGGTTCCTCTCTTTTTAATGAGAAGGTGAAGGAGCTGTCAAAAAAGATCAAAACCAACTTCCCTGTTTATTTCTTTAATGAGTATGGCTATCTTCACGATGTAATTATACCTGGGATAAGTGCTGATCCCTGCATCCGTCCGAACCAGATTTATGCGCTCAGTCTACCTTTCCCACTTATAGACAAGAAAAAAGGAAAAAGTATTCTTGCAACAATCGAGAAGAGTCTATACACTCCGTTCGGGTTACGTACACTTTCTTCAGAACATATTGATTTCAGGCCTGTGTACGAAGGCAATCAGTGGAAACGCGACACAGCCTATCACCAGGGTACAGTATGGCCCTTCCTGTTGTCAGATTATTTCGAGGCCTGTATATATGTTCATGGCAATACGCCGGAAGTCTCAAAGAAAATTAAGGAGTCTGTTGATGTCTTGCGATCTCATTTCTATGAATCGGGGTGCATAAATGGTGTTTCAGAAATATTTGACGGTATAAAACCAGTTGAAGGTAAGGGTGCGGCTAACCAGGCATGGTCGGTAAGTGCATTGATAAGGATCTTATCATTACAAAAAAACAGAAATAAATGATTCAATCTCAACTAATACCGGCATTTCGCAAAAACTGGAGTACTTACCTTATCGAGGCCTGGGCGTTAGGAATGTTTATGGTATCAGCCTGCTTCTTTGTAATTATTATTGAACACCCCGACATGCCTGTAAGGAACATGATTCAAGATGCTTTTGTCAGAAGAATGATGACAGGGCTTGCAATGGGAATTACTGCTATATTACTAATCTATTCGAAATGGGGGATACGATCAGGCGCTCACATGAATCCTGCAGTAACAATTACTTTTCTTATTCTCAACAGGATACGCAGGGAAGATGCTTTCTGGTATATAGCGTTTCAATTTGCAGGTGGTTTTTTTGGGATTGCAATATTTAAACTTTTTCTATTCAACTATATTTCATTTCCTACAGTAAATTATGTTGTTACAATCCCCGGCCAACAGGGGGAACTGGTTGCACTTGGAATAGAGTTTCTTCTTTCAGCTATACTTATTACTGTTGTTCTTATAAGCAGCAACTATACGAAAATAGCACCATACACGGGCTTCATTGTTGGAATACTGCTTTTACTTTATATAACTTTTACAGCACCAATGTCGGGCATGAGCATAAATCCTGCACGCACATTTGCTTCCGCTGTCAACTCCGGTGAATGGTACGGCTGGTGGCTCTATTTTCTCGGGCCGGTTTCCGGGATGCTAAGCGGTGGCTATTTTTACCGTTCATGGTATCGCAGAAAAAATCAGGGAGATTGCACAACAATGAGCATGCATCTTTCAGGATATAAGAACAATTGTCAGACCTATGATGTATTTGGTCCGAAAAAACTTCTTCTTAATAATTCAGGCAGGGAGAAACAGAAATCATGACAAAAAAAACGTTTTTACTAATTGCAACTTTAATCACTCTGAGTTCTGCTTGCGGACAAACCCGGACAGATAATTCAGGTAAACAGAAAGATATGCACAAATACACAAATGAGCTCATCAACGAAAGCAGCCCTTATTTACTGCAACATGCTCATAATCCGGTTAACTGGTATCCCTGGGGCGAAAAAGCACTGAATAAGGCAAAGGATGAAAATAAATTGCTCCTAATCAGCATAGGATACTCTGCCTGTCACTGGTGCCATGTTATGGAACATGAATCCTATGAAGACACTACTGTAGCAAGAATAATGAATGAGCATTACGTATGCATCAAAGTGGACAGGGAGGAAAGACCGGATATTGATCAGATATATATGGATGCCGCATATCTGACAACCGGCAGTGGTGGATGGCCTCTTAATGTTCTGGCTTTGCCGGATGGAAGACCCTTTTTCGCCGGCACATATTTCACTAAGAATAACCTTATAAAAATTCTTGATTATTTCATTGATATTCAGAAAAAAGATCCGTCCTCCCTGATTGAACAGGCTGAAAAAATTACAAATGGGATTAAGCTATCTGAGAACATTGAACTAAAGAATGATAAAGTCATTCTGACAAAAAATGATCTTGACAACATTTTTAACAAGTTTAAAGTAAATATTGATTTCAGTAAAGGTGGTATAAATGGGGCGCCTAAGTTTCCAATGCCTTCTGTTTGGGAATATCTTCTGCATTACTATTCCCTGAATAATAATCCTGATGCTTTAAAGGCAGTTACATCAACTTTGGATAATGCGGCTGCAGGAGGTATCTACGACCAGATTGGTGGTGGTTTTTCACGTTATTCGACAGATGAGAAATGGCATGTACCGCATTTTGAAAAGATGTTATATGATAATGCACAACTCGTCAGTCTCTTTTCGCATGCATGGCAGGTGACCAAAAATCCGGCTTATAAAAGGATAGTTAATGAAACCCTTGAATTTGTTGAGAATGAACTGACTTCTCCGGAAGGAGGATTTTATTCATCACTTGATGCCGATAGCGAAGGAGAGGAAGGGAAATTCTATACATGGACTAAAGAAGAAGTTGAATCTGTTCTTGGAAAAGATGCACCACTATTCATTGATTATTTTAACATTACAAACACAGGAAACTGGGCAAAAGATAAAAATATTCCATTCAGAAAATCTACCAGTGATGACCTCTTAAAAAAATATGAAATCAGTCAGCATGATCTTCAAATTAAGATAGACAATAGCAGGGAAATTTTATTGAAAGTCCGCAACAAAAGGGTTAAACCCGGACTTGATGATAAAATTCTTACATCATGGAATGCACTTATGCTGAAAGGATATATTGACGCGTACAGAGCATTTGGAGAAGAAAAGTATCTGAAAGCAGCTCTTATAAATGCTGATTTCCTGACCAATAAAGCAATAGGTAATAATAGAGAGATCACCCGTAATTACAAAAACGGGAAAACTACAGTACCGGGTTTACTCGATGATTATTCTTTTACGATTTCTGCATTTATTGATCTGTACCAGGCGACCTTCGATGAAAAATGGCTGTACCAGGCAAATGAACTAACAGATTATACGATACGGCATTTCTTCGATACTTCATCAGGCATGTTTTACTATACCCCTGATAATCATTCAGAGCTGATAGCTAGAAAAATGGAGATATCGGATAATGTAATTCCCTCATCGAATTCGGAAATGGCTAACAATCTATTTTTACTTGGGAATTATTTTAATAATGAAAAATTCATCCGAAAAGCACAACAAATGCTTCAAAATGTGCAAAATAATTTACTGCAGAATATCTTCTCCTATTCCAATTGGGGACTATTGGAAATACATTTTATAAAACCATTATATGAAGTTGCAATTGTTGGATCAGACTGGGATGCTATAAAAAAAACCTTTGACAAAAATTATCTTCCGGATGCCATATACCTCGGAGGAAAGAACGAAGGAACTTTGGAACTACTTGAAAATAAGCTGGTGCCGGATCAGACAACTATTTATGTCTGTGTGAATAAAGCATGTAAAATCCCTGTCACTGAAGCAGAGCTGGCTTTGAAGCAGATGAAATAAGCAATATGAAATTATTAAATAAATTTATAATTATGACAAACGTAAATGCTCAAACAAAAAGAACAGCCAACGAGGTAAAAGGATTATCAGTTGGAACAAAGGCCCCGTCTTTTTCAGCAACTGATGCCGGCTTAAACTTCTTCACTCTGGAAGATGCTCTTAAAAAAGGGCCGTTGGTAATGATCTTTTACCGCGGTTTCTGGTGTCCCTATTGCAACAAACACCTGGCACATTTACAGGAGAACCTGAAACAAATTACAGAAAAAGGTGCAAGTGTGATAGCCATTTCACCTGAGAAACCTGAATATCTTGAAAAAATGGCCTCGAAATCTGGTGTTAAATTTACTCTTCTTTACGATGAAGGAAATAAGATATCGGATGCATATGATGTAACTTTTACTCCTGGTTCAATGGACCTTTTTGTATATAATTACATACTAAACGGAAAATTAAAACGCACTCATTCTGATGATTCGCAGCGGTTACCAATTCCTGCCACATATATAATTAATAAAGATGGTATAATTGTATGGAGGCAATTCGACCCTGACTATAAAAAGCGTTCCACTGTTAAAGACATAATATCTAACCTGCCATGAATATCAAAATTTATTCTGTAATAACCTGCCCTATCTGCGGTTATAACAAAGAAGAAAAAATGCCGGAAGATGCCTGTCAGTTTTTCTATGAATGTGAGAATTGCAAAACAGTTATTAAACCAAAAGATGGAGACTGCTGTGTTTATTGCTCATACGGAACAGAAAAATGTCCTTCAAAACAAAATTAGTGTTACCTGCAAGCACATCAACGAAACACCGTGCAGTGTAAATGACAATCATTCACGCAAATATTGCAGAATTTATTTTGCCATTTGGTGAATAATACCTATTTTTTATGCATTGAAACAAACTCCGTCCGGTAACATAGTCTATTTCTGATGCTAAATATCAAAAAATGGGTAATGAAATTCGACATTTAAAAGAAAAAGTAAAAGAGCTTGAGTCGGAAATTTCATTTCTTAAGCAACAACAAGTTGATATTACTGAGGCAAAGGAATTGTATTTGAAAATCTTCGAAGAGTTCCCAGCTTTGATCTGGCGTTCACGTTTAGATAAATTGTGTGATTATTTTAATAAGACCTGGCTTGATTTTACAGGCAGAACAATGGATCAAGAATTTGGCAATGGATGGGCAGAAGGTGTTCATCCTGATGATTTCGATTTTTGTTTACAAACTTACGTCACTGCATTTGATAAAAGAGAATCCTTTTTAATGGATTATCGCATGAAAAATAAATTTGGGGAATATCGCTGGTTAAGAGATTTTGGTCGGCCTTTTTACGATTTGGACAACACCTTTCTGGGATACATTGGTTCATGCTACGATATAACAGAAAATAAAAAAAACGAACTTAAACTCGTAGAATTAAATGCAACAAAAGACAAATTCTTCTCCATCATTGCACACGACCTGAAAAGTCCCTTTAATTCTATAATTGGGTTCAGTGAACATCTTGTCGAAGTTGTCAGAGAAAAGGACTACGAAAAAATCGAAGAATTTTCTGAAATCATACTCCAATCATCAAACAGGGCAATGGACCTGCTTTTGAACCTGATGGAATGGTCTCAATCACAGACCGGCAGGCTGAAATTCAATCCTGAAAATCTCGAAATGTGTACACTTATTAAGGACGTGACACTCTTATTAAATGGTGTGGCTGACCAAAAGTCAATTTCAATTACAAATTCAATACCTCACAAAGTATATGTAGTAGCTGATAAGCCCATGATTAGCACCGTGTTAAGAAACCTGGTGTCAAATTCTATTAAATTTACCGATCCAGGTGGGAATATTATTATCTCAATACTTGAGAATTACAAAGATTTAACTGTTTCGATAAGAGATAACGGAGTTGGAATACCTGAAGAGAGAATTGACAAATTATTCCGTCTAGATGAAAATTATTCAACTCCGGGCACGCTGAAAGAAAAAGGAACAGGATTGGGGCTGATCCTGTGTAAGGAATTTATTGCAAAACACAATGGGGAAATATGGGTGGAGAGTAAGCCAGGTATTGGATCCATTTTTTACTTTTCAATCCCATTAAGTATATAAATTAATCGCATAAGAATTAATTCTAAATTGCTGCCATTAACTTCAAATCTAACAATCAATCACAAGTTTGGTTTGTGGACTTCATAAGAGGTAAATGATTTGTCAAAACAAATTAAGTATTACTTTTTTGTCAGGTTCCTAAAAAAATACGACTATCATACTACTATGAGAACAAATTAATACTAATTACAATGATCAGTAAATTACCAGATTGTATAGTCAATTTAATCAGGGAACTTAACAGTGTCACAGATGTAACTAACGAAATTGTATCTGAAGTTATGGTAAGAGCAGGACTTTCTGAAGATGCCCTATTCCCCTATAACCTTTTCAATCATACAGGTACCGAAAGTTATGGCCGCAGATTACTATATGAAAGTGATAAATTCAGGATCCTTCTTATGACGTGGAACCCTGGTGATTTTACAGCTATACATAACCATGGTGTAACCGAATGGGGTGGTGTATATTTCTTTGGAAATGCTACCCATAGATTATATGAAACAGAGTATGGCAATTTGAAATTATCACGAAAAGATATTTTTGAAAAAGGTCAGACTGCTGCAGTTTGTGGTGACCTGACTCACTTGATGGGCAATTCTGGCAAAACCGGGTTTATGACTCTTCATATCTATGGGTCAAATAAAAATCTGAACGATAGTTTAAATAAAGAGAAAGTTTTTCTTCCGGAACATAAATTACTTGCAACTACAAGCGGGCCTGCATTTCTGAATGTTGCAGAAGAGATTAAAACCAGTGAAGAATTTTTTAATAACTATACCGAAGAAACCCTCCTGGACTATTTTGATCTGATCAAACCATTTTATATGAGAAATAAAAGGGATGATCTGTTACTAACAATCAGCAGTTTTGAAAAAGACATAGATACATATTACAACAATGAGAATCAGTAATAAGACCATATTGATTTTCAATAACATTATTAAAATATTTCAATAATTATTACGACCAATGAATAACAAAGATCTATTACGGTACTCCTTTGAAAGAGTTGAAAAATACATCAATTCAAACGATGATAATATTTCTCCCGTTGTGAAGTTCAAATCTCCGGTAGAGTTATCAGAGATTTTTAATTTCCCGGTTGATGAAGAGGGCGTATCACAAACCGAATTCACAGATCAGATTGAGAAGTATCTTGAATATTCGGTACGCACCGGTAACAAACAGTTTCTGAATCAGTTATATTCAGGCTTCAATTTCCCGGCCTTCCTTGGAGAGGTATTTACCGTTTTAGCCAACACTTCAATGTACACCTATGAAGTCGCTCCTGTGGCAACAATGATCGAGAAGGAGATGATAAAACTGATGAACTGCTATACCGGGTATGTTTCAGGCGACGGGATATTTGTGACAGGGGGCAGCAATGCCAATCTTGTTGCGATGCTTTCAGCCAGGAACAGGGTGTTCCCCGATGGGCGGTTTGAAGGCTATGACAGAAACCTTAAACTAACGGCTTTTGTTAATGAGCATGCTCATTATTCATTTGAAACAGCTGCAAATGTACTTGGTATTGGATCAAAAAATGTTATAAAAGTAAAAGCCGACTCTAATGGAAAACTTATCCCGGCAGAACTTGATAAAGCATTGCAGGAGTCAGTGTCAAAAGGTGAGCATCCGTTTTTTGTGGCAGCAACCTGTGCAACAACCCTGGCCGGTGCATACGACCCAATTGATGAGATGGCAGGGATCTGTGATAAATACAAGGTATGGCTCCATGCAGACGGTTCTTTTGGAGGCTCTCTGATCCTAAGCGAAAAGTATCGTCATCTGATGAAGGGGATAGAGAAAACCGATTCATTTGCATGGAATCCCCATAAACTGATGAATATCCCACTGGTATGTTCAGCCTTACTGGTAAATAAAAAAGAGACCCTCTACAAGAATATTACAGATATAAATACTGATTATATTTTTCATGATATTGATGAAGCGGAAGATCTGGGTAAAAAATCAATCCAGTGCGGACGCCGTGTGGATGCAGTTAAACTATGGTTTGCCTGGAAGTACTATGGGAAAAAAGGATATCGTGAACGCATCGATAATTCAGTAGAGATAGCAAAATATGCTGAAGAGACAGTAAAAAATCATCCTGATCTACAGTTGCTTATACCCCGTCAGTCTTTTACAGTATGTTTCAGGTATATCCCCGCTGAAGGAACAGATCTAAATGCATTCAACCTGGCCCTTCGTGAAAATCTTCGTAAAAGCGGGAAGAGCATAGTAAACTACGGATACATAGGCAAGCGACTTGCGATCAGGCTTGTAATTGCAAACTCAGAGACAAGAAAAAGCGATATTGATCTCTTCTTCAGTAATCTCTGCGAAACTGCAACTGAAATAAATAAAAAGATATTGCATGAAGCGTAAAAATCACACCGGGTTTGCCATCGCCATTGCCTGGCCAGAATTATACTGCAAGCAATCAGGAGGTTGGTACGAGCCTCTGACACAATTGCTGGGTGTAAACAGGAACAATTATTACAAAGCCGGTCATGCAGCTCTTGTATTGATAGATATTTTAAACAAAAAATGTCACTATTTTGATTTTGGACGATATCACTCGCCATTTGATCATGGAAGGGTCAGAGGTTCCATTACCGATCATGATCTTGAAATGAAAACAATTCCTTTGATATCATCAGAGGGAAAAACAATAGAGAACTATACCGATATTTTAAATGAGTTGCAGCTCAATCCTGCCTGTCACGGGGAAGGAAATATACATGCCTCTTATTGCCCTATAGATTTTAAGGAATCTTATGGTAAGGTAATTCAGATGCAGGAGGCTCATCATTGGCCATATGGACCATTCAGGTATAAAGGCAGTAATTGTTCGCGTTTTGTGAATACCGCAATACTTGCAGGCAGACCTGACTTTTGGCAGAAGGTCAGACTTAAGTGGTTAGTTCCTTTGACACCTACACCGCTTAATAATGTCAATTCACTTAACAATAAAATTATTTTGCCTAAACTTCTTAAAACCCAGCCATTCGTGCCATTCAAAAAGCTCAATAAAGAACAGATTAAAACTACACTTCTTCAACCTGAGCGAAATCCAGTGATACCGGAGAATGCACAATGGCTAAGCGGTGAAGGTGCGGGGTCGTGGTTTGATC
The nucleotide sequence above comes from Bacteroidales bacterium. Encoded proteins:
- a CDS encoding cysteine dioxygenase family protein — its product is MISKLPDCIVNLIRELNSVTDVTNEIVSEVMVRAGLSEDALFPYNLFNHTGTESYGRRLLYESDKFRILLMTWNPGDFTAIHNHGVTEWGGVYFFGNATHRLYETEYGNLKLSRKDIFEKGQTAAVCGDLTHLMGNSGKTGFMTLHIYGSNKNLNDSLNKEKVFLPEHKLLATTSGPAFLNVAEEIKTSEEFFNNYTEETLLDYFDLIKPFYMRNKRDDLLLTISSFEKDIDTYYNNENQ
- a CDS encoding PAS domain-containing sensor histidine kinase, which translates into the protein MGNEIRHLKEKVKELESEISFLKQQQVDITEAKELYLKIFEEFPALIWRSRLDKLCDYFNKTWLDFTGRTMDQEFGNGWAEGVHPDDFDFCLQTYVTAFDKRESFLMDYRMKNKFGEYRWLRDFGRPFYDLDNTFLGYIGSCYDITENKKNELKLVELNATKDKFFSIIAHDLKSPFNSIIGFSEHLVEVVREKDYEKIEEFSEIILQSSNRAMDLLLNLMEWSQSQTGRLKFNPENLEMCTLIKDVTLLLNGVADQKSISITNSIPHKVYVVADKPMISTVLRNLVSNSIKFTDPGGNIIISILENYKDLTVSIRDNGVGIPEERIDKLFRLDENYSTPGTLKEKGTGLGLILCKEFIAKHNGEIWVESKPGIGSIFYFSIPLSI